A window of Flavobacterium flavigenum contains these coding sequences:
- a CDS encoding TerD family protein, which produces MAINLEKGQRQSIDAPKFTVGLGWDSNSSNTGSSFDVDASVFLVGANGKIPNDNHFVYYNNLKSPDGAVVHTGDNLTGDGDGDDEKIQIDLSVISPDVQEISFVVTIHQADTKRQNFGQIRNSFIRILDQTNTELVKYELDEDFSIETAVEFGRIYKRNNEWKFEAVGIGMKGGLQDYLNKYN; this is translated from the coding sequence ATGGCAATTAACTTAGAAAAAGGACAAAGACAAAGTATTGATGCACCAAAGTTTACGGTAGGTCTTGGATGGGATAGTAATTCAAGTAACACGGGTTCAAGTTTTGATGTGGATGCTTCAGTATTTTTAGTTGGTGCAAACGGAAAAATTCCGAATGACAACCATTTTGTTTATTATAATAATTTAAAATCACCTGATGGGGCAGTAGTTCATACAGGAGATAATTTAACCGGAGATGGTGATGGAGATGATGAAAAAATCCAGATAGATTTATCGGTAATCTCTCCAGATGTTCAGGAAATTTCTTTTGTCGTAACGATTCATCAGGCAGATACAAAAAGACAGAATTTTGGGCAGATCAGAAATTCATTCATCAGAATTCTGGATCAGACAAATACTGAATTGGTTAAGTATGAATTGGATGAAGATTTTTCTATTGAAACTGCAGTAGAATTTGGAAGAATTTATAAAAGAAACAATGAGTGGAAATTTGAAGCAGTTGGTATAGGAATGAAAGGTGGTTTACAAGATTATTTGAATAAATATAACTAA
- a CDS encoding TerD family protein: MAINLTKGQKIDLRKSSGETLTNFCVGVNWGAIETKGFLGLSKNVTEVDLDLSCVLIDDQNKLCDHLYSPLYRAEVLQQFGLPKGKLITVDNALKHTGDDLAGDTGGDDGLDNEIITVDLSKVDAKVSQIFFFLNNAGKEDFSQIPYAKIRMYEGTPTRVTSEFASYNVSAEAQYVNKRSIIMGKLYKRNGEWKFSAIGDPTDDTFLGQTIHKIVESYL; encoded by the coding sequence ATGGCAATTAACTTAACCAAAGGACAAAAAATTGATTTGCGAAAATCAAGCGGTGAAACCTTAACCAATTTTTGCGTTGGTGTAAACTGGGGTGCAATTGAAACAAAAGGTTTTTTAGGATTATCAAAAAATGTAACAGAAGTAGACTTAGATTTAAGCTGTGTACTTATTGATGACCAAAACAAACTTTGTGACCACTTATATTCTCCATTGTACAGAGCCGAAGTTTTACAGCAATTTGGTCTGCCAAAAGGTAAATTGATAACTGTTGACAATGCTCTAAAGCATACCGGAGATGATCTTGCCGGGGATACCGGTGGAGACGATGGTTTGGATAATGAAATTATTACCGTAGACCTTTCTAAAGTTGATGCCAAAGTAAGCCAGATATTTTTCTTTTTAAACAATGCAGGAAAAGAAGATTTCTCTCAAATCCCGTATGCAAAAATCAGAATGTATGAAGGTACTCCAACAAGAGTAACTTCAGAATTTGCTTCTTACAATGTTTCGGCTGAAGCGCAGTATGTAAACAAACGTTCTATTATTATGGGTAAATTATACAAACGTAATGGAGAATGGAAGTTCAGTGCAATTGGAGATCCTACAGATGATACTTTCTTAGGGCAGACTATTCACAAAATTGTAGAATCCTACCTATAA
- a CDS encoding vWA domain-containing protein: MRRLPVYFLLDTSGSMYGEPIQALNNALSGMINTLRSDAQALDSLWISIITFDREVKEIVPLTELVHFQLPEITCPQSGPTNTGAGLEFVLQKVKTEVIKSSPTQKGDWKPLLFVFTDGKPSDIQLYREKITEIKAQDFAAVVGCAAGHMANDSILKELTDNVVHLDSADSSTLKQFFKWVSETIEQGNKSQGTGENVTLPPPPSEITVVI; encoded by the coding sequence ATGAGAAGACTACCCGTATATTTTTTATTAGACACGTCTGGTTCCATGTACGGCGAACCTATTCAGGCACTTAATAACGCTTTGAGCGGCATGATCAATACATTACGCTCAGATGCACAAGCCTTAGATTCGCTGTGGATCAGTATTATAACTTTTGACAGAGAAGTAAAAGAAATTGTGCCTTTGACAGAATTGGTTCATTTTCAACTTCCAGAAATAACCTGTCCACAAAGTGGTCCAACCAATACTGGCGCAGGATTAGAATTTGTACTTCAAAAAGTTAAAACTGAAGTAATAAAAAGTTCTCCAACCCAAAAAGGAGACTGGAAACCTTTACTTTTTGTATTTACTGACGGAAAACCTTCGGATATTCAGTTATATAGAGAAAAAATTACAGAAATAAAAGCACAGGATTTTGCTGCTGTCGTAGGCTGTGCTGCCGGTCATATGGCAAACGACAGCATTCTTAAAGAACTTACAGATAATGTAGTACATCTGGATTCTGCTGATAGTTCTACATTGAAGCAATTTTTTAAATGGGTTTCTGAAACAATTGAGCAAGGAAACAAAAGCCAGGGAACAGGAGAAAACGTAACACTGCCTCCGCCGCCGAGCGAAATTACCGTTGTGATTTAA
- a CDS encoding TerY-C metal binding domain-containing protein, with translation MRRLPIYFLIDISESMVGEPIQQVEEGLATIIQALKTDPHALETVYVSIIVFAGQPKTLVPLQEIVSFYPPKFPIGSGTSLSKGLGHLMFELRSNIVKTTYEVKGDWKPIVFLFTDGVPTDDTKAAINEWKTNWQRTANLIAVSFGDETDNQLLGELTENVLHFKNTNAQSYKEFFRWVTDSIKTSSISVENNASGFELAKLDGETLSKIDLTKAEPIKQYVDDNFVVLNGKCQNTKRPYLMKYRKTLAPSIYAGIELASKNYKMVGAYQVDNSYFELADSTTFNTKVNTEELIGNPTCPCCGNQIAFAVCICEKIHCIGDEQISTCPWCNNQGSYGYGEGGFDVNRTQG, from the coding sequence ATGAGAAGACTACCTATATATTTTTTAATTGATATTTCAGAATCAATGGTTGGCGAACCTATCCAGCAAGTTGAAGAAGGTTTAGCGACAATTATTCAGGCATTAAAAACAGATCCGCATGCATTAGAGACTGTTTATGTGTCGATTATAGTTTTTGCAGGCCAGCCCAAAACATTGGTTCCGTTACAAGAAATAGTTAGTTTTTATCCTCCGAAGTTTCCAATCGGGAGCGGTACATCTTTGAGTAAAGGTTTAGGACATTTGATGTTCGAATTAAGAAGTAATATTGTAAAAACGACTTATGAAGTAAAAGGAGATTGGAAACCAATTGTATTTTTATTTACAGACGGCGTTCCGACAGACGATACAAAAGCAGCAATCAATGAATGGAAAACAAATTGGCAGCGAACTGCAAACCTAATTGCAGTGTCTTTTGGAGACGAAACAGATAATCAATTACTTGGAGAGCTGACAGAAAACGTACTTCATTTTAAAAATACAAATGCACAGTCTTATAAAGAGTTTTTTAGATGGGTTACAGATTCTATAAAAACCAGCAGTATTAGTGTAGAAAATAATGCATCTGGTTTTGAATTGGCAAAATTAGACGGCGAAACACTTTCTAAAATAGATTTGACCAAAGCAGAGCCAATCAAACAATATGTTGATGACAATTTTGTGGTATTAAACGGAAAATGTCAAAATACAAAAAGGCCTTATTTAATGAAGTACCGTAAAACACTTGCACCGTCAATTTATGCAGGTATTGAATTGGCTTCAAAAAATTATAAAATGGTTGGAGCGTATCAGGTTGATAATTCTTATTTTGAATTGGCCGATAGCACAACATTTAACACTAAAGTTAATACCGAAGAACTGATTGGAAATCCGACTTGTCCGTGCTGTGGTAATCAAATTGCATTTGCTGTTTGTATTTGCGAAAAAATACATTGTATTGGAGACGAACAAATTAGTACTTGTCCATGGTGTAATAATCAAGGTTCTTACGGATATGGAGAAGGCGGTTTTGATGTTAATAGAACGCAAGGATAA
- a CDS encoding PP2C family serine/threonine-protein phosphatase, with protein MEETKRYLYSFLSQNKIDIPESKQQLFEDFIHNESNINAVKIIKEKQQMIMSNWMLKNRIDDIINQSVFLPNGTVNKVYEAKIDFDQLQWHDVVFYEIKNLEDTGLSFDNDKKIIHGTPKINGDFKIKFHFKVKISEEDEESVLNEKNITLIINPDPKSLWKNIESDQNAPFNKKDIDTISDRFLDKKIVAVSKRGRSHANAGSFREDDFALRNFSNGWSILAVSDGAGSASLSRKGSKLACETVVQYFEENLDRENLSELDQIFFNYKNKIDEESINKIDHFVYESLSKAAHFVNQKIEEFAKNIDEEINKFHSTLIFALVKKYEFGYAVLTFGVGDCPIVLVNKNCTEITLMNVIDVGEFGGGTRFITMPEIFQNENYPSRFGFKLVDDFSYLMLMTDGIYDPKFVVEANLEKIEKWQEFLSDLNGNNEDNAKVDFKNDSDIEAQLSTWMDFWSPGNHDDRTLVIIY; from the coding sequence ATGGAAGAGACCAAAAGATATCTTTATTCCTTTTTATCTCAAAATAAAATAGACATTCCAGAAAGTAAACAGCAGCTTTTTGAGGATTTTATTCATAATGAATCAAACATTAATGCTGTAAAAATAATTAAAGAAAAACAGCAGATGATTATGAGCAATTGGATGTTGAAAAATCGAATTGATGATATTATAAATCAGTCTGTTTTTTTGCCAAACGGAACTGTCAATAAAGTTTATGAAGCAAAAATTGATTTTGACCAATTACAATGGCATGATGTTGTTTTTTATGAAATTAAAAACTTAGAAGATACCGGACTTTCTTTTGATAATGATAAAAAAATCATTCACGGAACTCCCAAAATAAATGGTGATTTTAAAATAAAATTCCATTTTAAAGTAAAGATAAGCGAAGAGGATGAAGAATCGGTTTTAAACGAAAAAAACATCACCCTTATCATCAATCCAGATCCAAAATCATTGTGGAAAAATATTGAAAGCGATCAAAATGCACCTTTCAATAAAAAAGATATTGATACAATTTCGGATAGATTTTTAGATAAAAAAATTGTTGCCGTTTCTAAAAGAGGCAGAAGCCACGCCAATGCTGGTTCTTTTAGAGAAGACGATTTTGCGTTAAGAAATTTTTCGAACGGATGGAGTATTTTAGCGGTTTCTGACGGAGCTGGTTCTGCTTCTTTATCCAGAAAAGGATCAAAATTAGCTTGTGAAACTGTTGTTCAATATTTTGAAGAAAATTTAGATCGAGAAAATCTAAGCGAATTAGACCAGATATTTTTCAATTATAAAAATAAAATAGACGAAGAATCAATAAATAAAATAGATCATTTTGTTTATGAAAGCTTATCAAAAGCGGCTCATTTCGTCAATCAAAAAATAGAAGAGTTTGCCAAAAATATTGACGAAGAAATAAATAAATTTCACTCGACATTAATTTTTGCGTTGGTAAAAAAATATGAATTTGGTTATGCTGTTTTGACCTTTGGAGTCGGCGACTGTCCGATTGTTTTAGTGAATAAAAATTGTACAGAAATAACTTTGATGAATGTTATAGATGTTGGAGAATTTGGAGGAGGAACACGATTTATTACAATGCCGGAAATTTTTCAAAACGAAAATTATCCATCACGTTTCGGTTTTAAATTAGTTGATGATTTTTCATATTTGATGTTAATGACAGACGGAATTTACGATCCGAAATTTGTTGTAGAAGCGAATCTTGAAAAAATTGAAAAATGGCAAGAGTTTCTCTCCGATTTAAATGGAAATAATGAAGACAATGCCAAAGTTGATTTTAAAAATGATTCAGATATTGAAGCGCAGCTTTCTACTTGGATGGATTTCTGGAGTCCTGGAAATCATGATGACAGGACTTTGGTTATAATTTATTAA